In Myotis daubentonii chromosome 16, mMyoDau2.1, whole genome shotgun sequence, one DNA window encodes the following:
- the LOC132218437 gene encoding LOW QUALITY PROTEIN: nucleolar GTP-binding protein 2-like (The sequence of the model RefSeq protein was modified relative to this genomic sequence to represent the inferred CDS: inserted 4 bases in 3 codons; deleted 2 bases in 1 codon) has product MVKPKYEGWSTINPSKASTNPDXTQGTGGQNMRDRATIRRPNMYRQEERRNNRGKVIRPLQHQSSVASGTVARVEPNIKWFGNTRXSKQSSLRKFQEETDTVMKDPYKVVMKQSKLPMSLLHDQIRPHNSKVHILHTESFESTFGPKSQRKRPNLLASDMQSLVENAEMSTGSYDQGKDRDLVTEDTGVRNEAQEEIYKKGQSKRIWGELYKVIDSSDVVVQVLDARDPMGTRCPHIETYLKKGKPWQHLIFVLNKCDLVPTWATKRWVAVLSQDYPTLAFHASLTNAFGKGAFIQLLWQFGKLHTDKKQIRFIGYPNVGKSSVMNTLRSKKVCNVAPIAGETKVWQYITLMCGIFLIDYPGVVYPSEDSEKIKAPEDHIGAVLERAKPESISKIYKIDCWENAEDFLEKLAFRTGKLLKGGEPDLQTVGKXVLNDWQRGRSPFLVKPPNADPAPPRRAPQLPSSASLEAATETTQNNPEEDITETVGEESESVLEKEKGVNSPCDASSEMQQILVRVRQNFGKINVVPEFSGDDLVPLEMSDMDEELEEEEEEEEEEEEQAQQGGKEEEYYPESQEEHQENDTKAVIKALDEKIAKYQKFLNKAKVKKFSAVRISKGLSEMVFAKSEEQETTAEEDVEDTAPAKKGKERKAQREEEHPNKSPKTLTSKERRRAARKQQSRKASVRYYETHNVKNRNRNKKKTNDSEGQKRKHKNSSMKQ; this is encoded by the exons ATGGTGAAGCCCAAGTACGAAGGATGGAGCACCATCAACCCGTCGAAGGCCAGCACAAACCCGG CCACACAGGGAACAGGAGGCCAAAACATGAGGGACCGGGCCACAATCCGGCGCCCGAATATGTACAGGCAGGAGGAGCGCAGGAACAATCGTGGTAAAGTGATTAGGCCTCTGCAGCATCAATCATCCGTGGCTTCTGGCACAGTGGCAAGAGTGGAGCCAAACATTAAATGGTTTGGCAACACACG GAGTAAGCAGTCATCATTACGAAAATTTCAAGAGGAAACGGATACAGTTATGAAGGATCCTTACAAAGTTGTCATGAAGCAGAGCAAGTTACCCATGTCTCTTCTCCATGATCAAATCCGGCCTCATAACTCAAAGGTGCACATTCTCCATACTGAGAGCTTTGAATCTACATTTGGCCCTAAGTCTCAGAGGAAGCGACCAAATTTACTTGCCAGTGACATGCAGTCGCTTGTAGAAAATGCAGAAATGTCCACTGGGAGCTATGACCAGGGCAAGGATCGGGACTTGGTAACTGAAGACACAGGTGTGAGAAATGAAGCCCAAGAGGAGATCTATAAAAAGGGACAGTCCAAAAGAATATGGGGTGAGCTCTACAAGGTGATAGATTCATCAGATGTTGTTGTTCAAGTTCTTGATGCTAGAGATCCAATGGGTACCCGTTGCCCTCACATCGAGACTTACTTGAAAAAGGGAAAGCCCTGGCAGCACCTCATTTTTGTCCTTAACAAATGTGACCTTGTTCCAACCTGGGCAACAAAACGATGGGTTGCTGTCCTCTCCCAGGATTATCCAACACTTGCTTTCCATGCAAGTCTTACTAACGCCTTTGGCAAAGGAGCGTTTATTCAGCTTCTATGGCAGTTTGGAAAGTTGCATACTGACAAGAAGCAGATCAGGTTCATTGGCTATCCAAATGTTGGCAAGAGCTCTGTGATGAACACATTACGCTCCAAGAAAGTGTGCAACGTGGCCCCCATTGCAGGTGAAACAAAGGTCTGGCAGTATATTACCTTGATGTGTGGGATATTCCTCATCGACTATCCAGGCGTGGTTTACCCCTCTGAGGACTCGGAGAAAATTAAGGCTCCCGAAGACCACATTGGTGCTGTACTCGAACGAGCAAAACCAGAGTCTATCAGCAAGATATACAAGATTGATTGTTGGGAGAATGCCGAGGACTTTCTTGAGAAGCTCGCTTTCCGGACAGGGAAGTTGTTAAAGGGCGGCGAGCCTGACTTGCAGACTGTGGGCA CGGTTCTCAATGACTGGCAGAGGGGCCGCAGTCCTTTCCTTGTCAAGCCACCCAATGCAGACCCCGCCCCCCCTCGAAGAGCCCCT CAGCTTCCATCCTCAGCATCTTTGGAAGCTGCCACTGAAACAACCCAGAACAACCCAGAAGAGGACATCACAGAAACTGTAGGTGAAGAGTCAGAATCTGTCCTCGAGAAGGAAAAAGGAGTGAACAGTCCCTGTGACGCCAGCTCAGAGATGCAGCAGATCCTTGTGCGGGTTCGCCAGAACTTCGGCAAAATCAACGTTGTGCCTGAGTTTTCTGGGGATGACCTGGTTCCTTTGGAGATGTCAGATATGGATGAGGAGCT ggaggaggaggaggaggaggaggaggaggaggaagaacaggCACAACAGGGGGGCAAGGAGGAAGAGTATTACCCAGAGTCCCAGGAAGAACACCAGGAAAACGACACCAAGGCAGTGATTAAAGCCCTGGATGAAAAGATCGCTAAATACCAGAAGTTTTTAAACAAAGCCAAAGTGAAAAAGTTCTCAGCAGTCAGAATATCCAAGGGACTCAGTGAAATGGTTTTTGCAAAATCAGAAGAGCAAGAAACAACAGCTGAAGAAGATGTGGAAGATACGGCACCTGCCAAAAAGGGCAAGGAGAGGAAGGCACAGAGGGAAGAGGAGCATCCAAATAAATCTCCAAAGACGCTGACATCTAAGGAACGGAGGCGAGCAGCACGGAAGCAACAATCCAGAAAAGCTAGCGTCCGCTACTATGAAACACACAACGtgaaaaacagaaacaggaacaAAAAGAAGACCAATGACTCAGAGGGACAGAAGCGCAAACACAAAAATTCAAGCATGAAGcagtaa